From Bacteroidota bacterium, a single genomic window includes:
- a CDS encoding DUF1501 domain-containing protein, whose translation MNRRRFFQLTATGTGGIMLLPHFLTANKLWEGISDTINENILVFIQLNGGNDGLNTFIPFTDPLYYDKRPSIAIAKDKVISRSNGMGFHPALKDFATMLQEGNLTVIQNVGYPNPNRSHFRSQEIWQTATDSNKYVDYGWLGRFLDLQCNDESLCSLNIDNVDNLALKSSLSHGITIKDFNRIKNYSGAEAELKLSDNPQLDFVRKLQYASLEGMEEINKALQQSEKYSEVYANNALSKNLEWIARLVKGNLNSKVYYTSLNGFDTHNNQGPSHQRQLTILNDAVYSFYKDLKSNKLLKNVTLVIFSEFGRRVHENGTGTDHGTAGPMFIIGGNNKGNVLGKNPDLGNLDKGDLIYDIDFRSVYATLLKEKFNFDPLQININNQIIKDLF comes from the coding sequence ATGAACCGCAGAAGATTTTTTCAGCTTACCGCCACCGGCACCGGAGGAATAATGTTGCTTCCCCATTTTTTAACTGCCAACAAATTATGGGAGGGTATAAGCGATACTATCAATGAAAACATTTTAGTTTTTATTCAACTCAATGGTGGCAACGATGGCCTTAATACGTTTATACCTTTTACTGATCCGTTGTATTATGACAAACGCCCATCAATTGCAATTGCAAAAGATAAGGTAATAAGCAGGAGCAACGGTATGGGATTTCATCCTGCGCTTAAGGACTTTGCTACTATGTTGCAAGAGGGCAATTTAACAGTGATTCAAAACGTTGGCTACCCCAATCCTAATCGCTCACATTTTCGTAGTCAGGAAATATGGCAAACTGCAACCGATAGCAATAAATATGTTGACTATGGTTGGCTTGGAAGATTTTTGGATTTGCAATGCAACGATGAATCGCTCTGTTCGCTCAACATTGATAATGTAGATAACCTTGCTTTAAAATCTTCGCTTTCACACGGCATCACTATAAAGGATTTTAATAGAATTAAAAACTATTCAGGTGCAGAAGCCGAACTGAAACTGTCTGACAATCCTCAATTGGATTTTGTGCGAAAGCTTCAATATGCATCCTTAGAAGGCATGGAAGAAATAAACAAAGCATTGCAGCAAAGTGAAAAGTATAGCGAAGTTTATGCAAACAATGCGTTGTCAAAAAATCTTGAATGGATAGCGCGATTAGTAAAGGGTAACCTGAACTCCAAAGTATATTACACATCACTCAATGGTTTCGACACGCACAACAATCAAGGACCTTCGCATCAGAGACAATTAACTATCTTGAACGATGCGGTTTATTCTTTTTACAAAGATTTGAAAAGTAATAAGCTCTTAAAAAATGTAACACTTGTTATCTTCTCAGAGTTTGGACGTAGGGTGCACGAAAATGGCACGGGTACAGATCATGGCACTGCAGGCCCCATGTTTATCATAGGAGGTAACAATAAGGGTAATGTACTTGGCAAAAATCCTGACTTAGGCAATTTGGATAAGGGTGATTTAATTTATGATATTGATTTCAGAAGCGTATACGCAACCTTGCTCAAGGAAAAATTTAATTTCGATCCCTTGCAAATAAATATAAACAACCAAATTATTAAGGATTTATTTTAA
- a CDS encoding GNAT family N-acetyltransferase, whose amino-acid sequence METTYLETERMILHKYTPEDLQFLFEHRAKSEIMALLGLSTAEDFIKEQKKTEGGYKTYDRTIVHFKLALKKNKQVVGGAGFHNWYSQHRRAELGYALTVEDAKRQGYMSEAVSTILNYGFTQMNLNRVEAFISPNNKASLRLIEKFAFTQEGHLRQHFLRDDTTEDSFVFSLLREEYVRAHKV is encoded by the coding sequence ATGGAGACAACCTATCTTGAAACCGAAAGAATGATTTTACACAAATACACTCCTGAAGATTTGCAATTTCTTTTTGAGCATCGTGCTAAAAGCGAGATTATGGCATTGCTTGGGTTATCAACTGCTGAAGATTTTATTAAGGAACAAAAGAAAACAGAAGGCGGATACAAAACCTATGACCGAACGATTGTGCATTTTAAACTTGCACTTAAAAAAAACAAGCAGGTAGTTGGAGGAGCAGGTTTTCATAACTGGTATAGCCAACACCGAAGGGCTGAGTTGGGATATGCACTTACCGTTGAAGACGCAAAGCGGCAAGGATATATGAGCGAGGCTGTGAGCACAATATTAAATTATGGTTTCACTCAAATGAATCTTAACCGTGTTGAAGCATTTATTAGCCCCAACAATAAGGCATCGTTAAGGCTAATTGAAAAATTTGCCTTTACACAGGAGGGTCATTTGCGGCAACACTTTTTGAGAGATGACACAACCGAAGATTCATTTGTGTTTTCTTTATTACGCGAAGAGTATGTTAGAGCACACAAGGTATAG